TCCATTAACAccattcttgttcagtgtttttcctaTAGTGGACACATGAACAGAGACTTTGGCAAGTTCAAGAGATATCAGCAGATCCTTTGCTGTTACCCTAGGGTTCTTTTTCACCTCCGTCAGCATTGCACTCTGCGCTCTTTGTGTGGTCTTTGCTGGGCACCCACTTCTAGGGAGAGTAGCAACAGTACCGAATTTCCTCCATTTGTAGACTATTTGTCTTACTCTGGATTGATGAATAAGgcctttagaaatgcttttgtagCCTTTTCCAGCTTTAAGCATCTCTACAATTCTTCTTCTAAGGTTCtctgatatttcttttgatcGGGGCATGGTTCacatgaacagttctttcttGAGAAGAGCAGACTCTGTAAGTAACCCACctttgtgtgccttttttataGAGCAGCGCAACTCCAACCCAAACCTCCAATCTCATCTCATTGATTGGAACACCTGACTCCAATTAGCTTTTGGAGAAGTCATTAgcctagaggttcacatactttttccaaccTAGCCTATGAATGTTTAAACGATGTGTTCAGTACTGACAAGAAGaaatacaattgtttgtgtgtcaTTAGTTTCAGCaaattgtgtttgtctattattgtgacttagttgaagatcagaccacatttttatgagtaattaatgcagaaatccaggtaattccagagggttcacaaactttttcttgcagctgtaagttgttttttttgtattgattttgtttaaaaatgtaatgagtGGAAATATGAAAGTATATTTCAGTTGTGTTTTGTACGAATGTTATTTATCCctctttcatatactgtaaaccaacttttagtattttttccattttgcttaatggaaaaaatatggTCTGAAACAATTGTGTACTTTTGACTGGGAACCCAATGGTTGCTAATAATCTATCTGCTATACATATACTGTTTTTACTGCTATACATATACTGTCAAGAAACTTGACCTCACCAGGTATGAGTAAGCTTATTTATAGTTTAAATTAGCTGCCAGCTATTGTAATGAGGGagcatattaattaaaatgtgttgtCAGTGGTTATTGATAATGCTTTTTGTGCCTTTTATTTCAGGAACTAGAAAGGCAAAAGCACACATGTGGTGTCTTGCAGCACAAACTAGAGGAACTGAAAGAGGGTATCCGCCAAAGAGATGAACTAATTGAGGTAAGGCGCCAAGTTTGCTTGATGTTAATGTTATATTGTACCTGCAGGTGAGATTCACTTCCAGTCAGAggaatttttgtttctttagtgATAAAATATGCGACACAGTATTTGTGGGACTTTTCtgattttttcccccctttttctctaattatttttttaaccgtATTATAAGAAAAAGTCTGTTTGCTCTCAAAAGGTTTTTGCAATCGGAACAAACGTTAGGGTTAACACTAAAAGGGCAGCTTTATTATTGAAGCCccaaaatatttattcaaattATTACGTTTCTTTCCGTTCTTCACATTCAGTCTGTTACGACCTTTTGCAATCATAAGATACCTTTTATACAGTAACTGTAGGCGATGTGGTGTCATGCAACACATCAATGTAAAGGGCTGAATGATCTAAATTAGAAATTACAGTACAACTGTCAATTCagttctacagtacatctcaatAGGAAAGTAGGAAAACTTTATGGTAACAAATGCAtaattgcaaagaaaaaaaagataaactgtataattgtaatatttAGCAGATTGTTGTTCccatttaaaagataaaatagaTTTAGGGCTGCCTCACAATAGAATAtcttaataaaatatactttgaaGATATTTTCCAATGTCTTGAGTGTGTAAAGGACAAATTTCTGTTCTGTTCATAAACCTTTGTAGAGACAAAAAAACGGCCTCAAACCCATTGTAGCTTttgaaatctctttttttttgcattactgAGCAGTCTCCCAGCACCCTGGCTTCTGTATTTCATTTATTCCTCACTTTGCTACCCTGTCCCAAAATTGAGTTTGGTATCTGTTCTCGTTACCGTATCTCtttttttgtgttcattttgCTCTTctgtgtcctgttctttgtaCACACACATCCCAGGAGAACCAGCGAAAGCAGGAAAAGTTAGATTCCCTCACCAGGGAAGCGTTTGATCTGCAGGAAACAATTAACTGGAAGGACAAAAAGATTGGGGTAGGAAGCTCAAGTCAGGCAAGGAGGGAAAGTGACCAGCAATAGACTGATATTTGTGCTGCAATATCGAGGTGTATATACAGCTTCTTTACTTTCAGGTTGCTTTGAAACTTTACTCACTTTAGGTGTAATGAACACATTCAGTGTGGATCTTATTACAGTCTAAGGttatttttgaaaattgtgcgAGCTTACTCAAGTTAACAGAGGTGCACACTGTAGTTGCATCTCATTTAATTGCTTAGGGGTCATTTTGTATGGAATCAATATGAATAGCTGCCTGCAGTGATTGGCCATAATTTTCTTATTGGCCAGGTTGGAAATCATGTTGTATTATTTAGCAACAATCTAATAATTTTTTTGATGACATTGCAGACATCACAACAGACAGTAACACTCAGGTATACATTGAAAATAAAGTAGTAGTTGCAGTTTttcaatttatattaaaaactaaTATATGCTAATATAAGTCCCTAATGTAACAATTGCTATATTTACTGCAGTAACAACAGTTACGTCATAGTAGGTATTTTTACATTGCCTTTGAAGTGTGTGTTTTGCCAGCAATTTCACATTCAGTTTGTTTATTGGGAAAACAGCATATTACATGGTACAGAATACAATGATAAACTATCCTTGCTAGTAATTTGAACATTGATTTCAACATACTGTCTAATGACTTTGCCTTCTAATAAATCAAGAATCATTAGATATTGTAGCAATGTATTGCTGGTCATTATTGCATGCTAGTTTCTAGACTTTGGCAGAAATAACAATGATTGAGCAGTTGTGAGTGTatatatttctactgaaaatCCATATTAAATTCTTTTAAGAGCATGCTTGAAAGCAAGCTTCCACCACTGTTAAATTAACATATAATATAAAACTTTACTTTTTTGTACGTTTTGAATTCTGAAACAGTTAAATTTTAGAAGAGTTTTTGCAAATAGATGCATAATTAACAAATTTAGAAAGCATGACTTTGATTACTCATTATTAGAGAGAGTTCCTAAATCACTTTATATGAGAAACTATTGATTATAATTTTTTGTAATCCATAAGCACTTTCTATAAATCAGTTACCAAAACTGGAAACTAATTAGTTGTAGGAATACATCACACATCTTTTTGGTTGgtctttttcccatttttttaatttatttataaaattatgCTGCATTCATCTGTGTGTTTATTGCTGGGcatgtttattttatgtggCTATTCACTAACATGAGTGCTATCGAGGGTGTGTCCTCCTGTGTGCGTGTTTTTCCAACCACCATTCCCATCATTGCCTGCTCGTTTTTGCTCTTATCTCTTCTGCATTTGATCTCCTATTTCTCTGTGCCGTTTTTTCCTGCTTCCTGCCTGACCTTCAGGCTCTAGAGAGGCAGAAAGAGTACTTTGACTGCATTAGGAATGAGAGAGATGAGCTCAGAGATGAGCTGGCTGACCTCAAAGGAAAAGTGAAGACAGGAGAGGTAggtcatggggactcccttTAGGCTAGGAAGGTTAACAGGTTAACAGACGTCTGCTGCTATGCTGGATGCTCTTCTTGAAGTGTCTTTTAGCctcagagagagggaggcttGTACAGACATTGGATTAACATGGGAGTTTGCTCAGCTCACCGTCGCTTCACATTGCTGACACCTTCATTACCACTTGCACTGTCATTTTGGCTGCTCAACTCCTAactcttctgattttttttaatttcggATTAATGCAACGGGCTGTAAAAATTGTTTTACTTTGAATCACTGAATACACTGGTTAGTGTGAATTTAGGAATCCCCCTCAGAAACAGTGaccgtttttattttatattttgtaaagtAATGTACCCAGAAATGACAAACTTGTACACCAATGtcatacaattatttttctagCTAAAAGGTAAATCAGGTATTTTTAGATGGGTAACAGCAAGTTTCAGtcttaattgttttcattttcacttctgAAACGTATCGTAGGTTTGCAGAACTGTACATATAATTTAAGTAATTTGTTACACACAATCTGTGATTGTGaaattgtttcttctgaaatatatttattaataaaattacaACATTTAATCCCATCTtttcaaaattttattttttccatagtATAGGAAAAACTGCATTGGAATATCTTATTTGTACACATTCCCTATGTTAATGTGTGTTATTTATATAATTCTTTCTAGCTTTTATCTGTCACTAAGGTTGTAAAATGTCAAGTGCATTGTCTGTTTCCCTGAACCAGTATCTTTAACGTTCATATTTATTCTGCATTAATTCTGCATCATATTAGGGTAATACGATAGATAgcagtaattttgtttttgaaaaaatattttgataaaatatttagtcctactgtatattacaagtTAACACTTGAGTAAGATTATGGTGCACATCTCATTTTCatgtaagtacagtatgaacTGTCGGTGTCCTTAACTATTGGAAAATAAACACTGACTCTTGTGCCTCTTATCCACAGAAACATGGACTCGTGATAATCCCAGAAGGTACCCCAAATGGAGACATTAACCATGAACCTGTAGTTGGTGCAATAACTGTGGTGACACAGGAGGCTGCTCAGGTGCTTGAATCTGCTGGAGACGGGCCACTAGGTAAATTATGCAGTGCCTACTGTCTCTGTGTTATTGATTGGTTTTTAGTTTGGGCTGTCACCATTTAAATTTTGTAGTGTTGCAATTCAAGGGATCACCTCCATCTAAAATATAGAAGTCATTGTACCTTTGCCAAAGTTAAGGTGGACTTGCAGAATCTGGTTTAGTCTGCTATCTCTTGTAAGTCCACcgacaattactgtatataattgctTCAAAAAGAACTTTATACTTAACAACCTTAAGGAAAATCTGTGTTTTTCCCAAGACTGCTTCTACTGAACCTTTTAATCAAGAGTTTTAATAGTACATTGGATTTTAAGTTTCAGTAGCAGTGGGGAAAAATGCTTTAACAAATAACAACAACACGTTTGTATTATTAGATTGTTCTTTCAAAGTTCTAGTATTTTGTTTAGTTTAGTAAAGACTCTGATAAATGTATAGTATATTATAATCTCAAAATGTTGAATGAATAACATAAATTGACGTGtgatacaaaaaacaaattcagcaGTTGTTTTTTGTCTTAATTGACTTTAATATCATCTGCCTTAAAATGTTCAATAAACTCATATCCTTTTGTGGTCTAGTAAGTCACAGGTGTGTTTGTTATCTGTCTTATCTTTAGATGTGAGGCTAAGGAAGCTTGCTGAAGAAAAGGATGAACTCTTAGCCCaggtaataaacatttttagttttagtttcatTAATTAAACAAGTCTTTAGTCTTAtagtaattttatttaaattatgcattGCACTGAGTTTGTGAACTCCCAAAACATGTAGAACagctctttttgttgttttcttataAACAGATACGGAAACTGAAAACAcagctggaggaggagaggcAGAAGAACTCAAAAATGGAGAGTGTCTATACAGATGGGGAGCGAATGGAGAATGGCACAGACCTGCAGTTTATTGAGATGCAGAGTATGTACCCACAGGGCATAGACGCCATCACAAACACTGAAATTCTTTTCACAAAGCATGATTATCTTCATCATTAACATCCTACAACTTGCACTCGTCTTACACCAGATCATGGTGTGACTTCCAATCAGGCTTTAAATCCTTCTCTTCTTAAGTTGTTCATATTTCTATTATACATTTTCATGTaaagaaaatgaagagagaGCTCTGCCTATTCTTGTTCTTATCTAACAAATGACTACTTTCTGTTGCTATTTACAGACAGTAGTTCCACTTCAGTTATCCTACTGTCAAGAccttaaagagaaaaacaatattaaaatgtctTATCCCTGCCTGTGTTAGATGGGGTGAAGcacaaaaggttttatttttgttcaaataattttgtaatcatGTTAGAGCGATGCTTCAAGATTTTCTTCTAAAAGTGAGTTGTATAGTTTTAAGACtataagaaaggttaaaaatggGAGGAGGTCATTTAACTTATCTAATTAATTTGGTTGCTTATtgttaattgatctgagggtCTCTTCAgtcatttattgaaagaagccaaTATCAGCTCCAACAGAATGGCTTGGCAAATATTGTGTCCCATAATCCTTTGTTGTAGGAATCTGGGGTTTGTatagtttatatatatactgtacatacatctCAAATATAGTAATACATtataaatatgtactgtattagttATAAATGTATAGTTATAAATATACCAAAAATATtagatgtgtatatatatttttattttacaattaaacAAGATCTAGGCAATACTTATCCATATTTTAGTGCCTGCACTTCAtcttagctgttttttttgcataaatGTATAGATCctataaatataatgtattactCTTCACAGGAGATGCCAACCGACAGATAAGTGAATACAAATTCAAACTCTCCAAAGCAGAACAGGAAATGGGTACTATGGAACAAAATGTAAGTGTTTTTATAGTAGGGGCTTTCAGTAATACACAAAAATTTAAAGATgcaattaaattatataatgtttgaAGGTTACGGTTATGTTTACATAgcagctgttttgttttaattgcttttactTCTTCCGTCTctattgtttctgtttcttttaaaagaaacagaaaaaatgatgtttttattttggagggacatatactgtatcagaaGTAATGTTACTGTGTGGTTGGATAGGAAGATGTGAAAATGAATTTTCAAATTTGTTACCATGAAAAGTACAGAAGTCCACTGTGTATATACAGCATAGATTAAAAAGGAAAGCTATTCCCTCCTGAATCTCGTTTTTTTGCACAACACTTCCATCAAGCTGACACCAAAATAAAGTGCTGTTCTATTTAACATTCTGTCTACCATTAACATCTGTCTAGCATTTTAGTAATGGAAAATGCAGTTTATAATATTGCACATTGCAAAAATGTCTACCCTGTCCTATTGTGTttagtattttaaataactgaatATTCTGATCATTTATGCTTTTTCCAGATTAATAGACTTGAAGGTCAGGTGTCCCGATACAAAGCAGCTGCAGAGAATTCAGAAAAAATTGAAGATGAactgaaagcagaaaaaaggAAACTTCAAAGAGAGGTATGTCATGTTTAACATGGAAAATTATTTGAACTGTCATGTCACTTCACCCTCATGTAGCCAATTAAACCTTTAAAGTATTACAGATAGTCTCGAGTGGTTTAGATTTACAATTTTATCATTCATGCTACTTTCCAAAGGAGCTTGCTTTACTGTGTGCCTGAAGAACGTAGCTAAAGGGAATGATGTTTTATTAACAACTTATGTGTTAATTTAACACACCATAAATTATCTGCTACAGTACCCTCTTTTGGCCAGTGCATGTCCAGTGCATGTACATGTCCAGTGACCctcttaagaaaaaaataattctgaggTCATTGTGATCTTACTGCTGTTCAGccacttaaaaatgaaaagtccttCCTAGTGCAGAATATGTATTTTCTGGATCATTCCAAGTCACCCCAGAAGTTAAGGTGTTTGCCAGAGCCGAGGTTGAGCTCTGTAATTGTGGGTTTGAGCCTGAGTCATGTCACAAGCTGTGACTGGGAATCCCAGTGCAGGGTAGAATGGGATTTGACAGTAAAGGATGCACCTCTTCTCCAGTCAGTGCTGACCCACACCTGTGGGGCTGTACAGCTTGTGACATGTTAAAACGTAGTGCCTCAAAGAAGAGCAGGCCTGGCCTCCTCATTCCCCCTTGGGTTAGGATGTGAGATTTCCTAGCTGTCTCCTAGCTGAGACATGAAGAACAATTAAGACACAATTAGGTGTATTAAATCAGGTGagtataacaaaaataacaggttagtttctaaatgtataaaaacatattttcaaataaGTAATTAATGCCAGTGAGCTctgaattaatgtttttaatattgctaAAATGGTATCTTTACTTGCTTGACAATACAGTAAAATGAATAGGGACTGCAGCTATTGTCTGTTtagtatttttaacaaaaagctATTTTCAGTGACTCATCCAACTCAGTTTCTGAACtgtttaattctgtcttatgtCAGATGCCCTTTAAGTTTACGCTTGAGGTTGTTTTCTGTTCTATACTTTAAGCCATGGTTGCCCTCTGCACTTTGAaatgattaatattaataatgataatatatTTGTATAGATTTTCTTTGTTGTAGTGTTATCTCTTAAAATGAGAACTTGGAACTATGATGAAGCAGGTAATTCCTTGTATTTATATggtgcttttcatcccaaaggatcttgAAGACTTGCACATTTACAAGTGAACCTATTTCATCCACCACGGAAGTGCAACACATAAGTGGTTGACATGTGCAACACCAATTATACACTAATAGTCCCACTGGGCAGCATATCAGAGGGTGAAGTCAGGCATTTCTATGTACATTTCTGGGCTTGAATTACTGCCCGTGGGTTTCTAGATtacaaaaaaggttttgtttgCTATCCAAACTCTGCTTTTGTAATGCCCAATATATGTTGTGTTATACTCTTTTGGCTAATGTTGTTACTTTGAAACTCTTAAACTTGCTTTACAGCCTAACATCAACCATTTTGAAAGCCATGTTTCTGGATGTCATAATTTCATGATGTCACTTTTATAATCCAATCAAGGGTATTAACATATCCACGGCTAAagttttgtactttttaaagtGTTCTTTTGAAAACACTTAAAAGCCATATGGATACTGACTTGTTGGGTCTTCTATTGAGATAGGATTCTAAGAAAATAGAAATCTAGACACAGGTTCCATTGAAGACATCACCAGAGCCAGCACTACAGTTAAGTATCTTTGTGCTTCTGCAGCCTGTGTGTGTCCATATGCCCTGACTCTTGTCTTCACTCTCTAGCTGAGAACAGCTTTGGACAAGATTGAGGAGATGGAGATGACCAACAGCCACTTAGTCAAGCGCTTAGAAAAGATGAAGGCCAATCGCACTGCACTTCTGTCTCAGCAGTGAAAGAAGAAGAGGATGTAGGAGTGAACACAGGAGAGCGAGACGCACTGCAACAAAAATTAACAAGCCCTTAACTTTTTCATTAAATGAACTTTTCACAACAGCACAATTTGGAGCACCTCAGAATTCTTCATTGGTAATATTCTAGTTTTATATATACTGGCATACCTGGttctttttattgtaatttataTGAATGAAAGCATTGGCTGAGAGACTGATAATTGTGAACTTTCCTACTTGTCCTTGTTGAGCAACTTTATTCTCATAGTGAAAGGGCTGTGTATTTTCTTTGATTTGCTAATGCAGATGAAACTAGcctattttttcaaagctttatacatttatttactaAACTCTTTCCTGCTGCTTTCCTGGGTgcttgatatatatatatattcttttgGTGACTTGCATGATTTCAACAGGACACTATATTGCTTctgaactgtaaaataaatggcTGCTCTTGCTCTGCACCCATTCATAATGCAAGACTCAGCTAAAAGTGCCTTTTACATGGTGCAAAGGAGATTATAGAGGTTTATTACCTGCATTACAAGTAttggtacaaaattttaaaaagggtGCAGTTTGGTTTGAAAAAAATAGAACCAATGGATATTGTAATATGTTTTGTGGTTAAGTAATtttcaaaaaggaaaatgttttaatttttttcttggaaaaatatgtAAATGAGTATGAGCTGTATATAAAATGTGGATGTTTTTGCATGGGTGATGGCACATAAGATAAGTTTTTGATTGAATACAGGATATTAGTCCTGATTTCTTGCATTGTTGGGTATGAGAAAAGTGCATAGAAACACAATATGTGCTGTACTTTTTAAACTGCATACTTTACTGCTTGGAAGCAGATTTAGTCTCAGGACCACAAAATGATTGTGACTGGGGCAGCTAAGATATTAAAATGACACTTTATAAACATCAcagatttgcttttttattgtatattcCTTAGACTATGA
This is a stretch of genomic DNA from Lepisosteus oculatus isolate fLepOcu1 chromosome 10, fLepOcu1.hap2, whole genome shotgun sequence. It encodes these proteins:
- the lrrfip2 gene encoding leucine-rich repeat flightless-interacting protein 2 isoform X25 — encoded protein: MGTPGSGRKRAPIKDRFSAEDEALSSIAREAEARLAAKRAARAEARDIRMRELERQQKELDEKCDKQFSETFSRPSSRNAVPGLSVATLASLGGTSSRRGSGDTSSIIDPDSSLGELRESLSEVEEKYKKAMVSNAQLDNDKANLIYQVDTLKDVIEEMEEQMAEMHRGTEEKTKELERQKHTCGVLQHKLEELKEGIRQRDELIEKHGLVIIPEGTPNGDINHEPVVGAITVVTQEAAQVLESAGDGPLDVRLRKLAEEKDELLAQIRKLKTQLEEERQKNSKMESVYTDGERMENGTDLQFIEMQRDANRQISEYKFKLSKAEQEMGTMEQNINRLEGQVSRYKAAAENSEKIEDELKAEKRKLQRELRTALDKIEEMEMTNSHLVKRLEKMKANRTALLSQQ
- the lrrfip2 gene encoding leucine-rich repeat flightless-interacting protein 2 isoform X23; protein product: MQLDEKCDKQFSETFSRPSSRNAVPGLSVATLASLGGTSSRRGSGDTSSIIDPDSSLGELRDIYDLKDQIQDVEGRYMQGLKELKESLSEVEEKYKKAMVSNAQLDNDKANLIYQVDTLKDVIEEMEEQMAEMHRGTEEKTKELERQKHTCGVLQHKLEELKEGIRQRDELIEENQRKQEKLDSLTREAFDLQETINWKDKKIGALERQKEYFDCIRNERDELRDELADLKGKVKTGEKHGLVIIPEGTPNGDINHEPVVGAITVVTQEAAQVLESAGDGPLDVRLRKLAEEKDELLAQIRKLKTQLEEERQKNSKMESVYTDGERMENGTDLQFIEMQRDANRQISEYKFKLSKAEQEMGTMEQNINRLEGQVSRYKAAAENSEKIEDELKAEKRKLQRELRTALDKIEEMEMTNSHLVKRLEKMKANRTALLSQQ
- the lrrfip2 gene encoding leucine-rich repeat flightless-interacting protein 2 isoform X21, with protein sequence MGTPGSGRKRAPIKDRFSAEDEALSSIAREAEARLAAKRAARAEARDIRMRELERQQKELDEKCDKQFSETFSRPSSRNAVPGLSVATLASLGGTSSRRGSGDTSSIIDPDSSLGELRDIYDLKDQIQDVEGRYMQGLKELKESLSEVEEKYKKAMVSNAQLDNDKANLIYQVDTLKDVIEEMEEQMAEMHRGTEEKTKELERQKHTCGVLQHKLEELKEGIRQRDELIEALERQKEYFDCIRNERDELRDELADLKGKVKTGEKHGLVIIPEGTPNGDINHEPVVGAITVVTQEAAQVLESAGDGPLDVRLRKLAEEKDELLAQIRKLKTQLEEERQKNSKMESVYTDGERMENGTDLQFIEMQRDANRQISEYKFKLSKAEQEMGTMEQNINRLEGQVSRYKAAAENSEKIEDELKAEKRKLQRELRTALDKIEEMEMTNSHLVKRLEKMKANRTALLSQQ
- the lrrfip2 gene encoding leucine-rich repeat flightless-interacting protein 2 isoform X20; its protein translation is MGTPGSGRKRAPIKDRFSAEDEALSSIAREAEARLAAKRAARAEARDIRMRELERQQKELDEKCDKQFSETFSRPSSRNAVPGLSVATLASLGGTSSRRGSGDTSSIIDPDSSLGELRESLSEVEEKYKKAMVSNAQLDNDKANLIYQVDTLKDVIEEMEEQMAEMHRGTEEKTKELERQKHTCGVLQHKLEELKEGIRQRDELIEENQRKQEKLDSLTREAFDLQETINWKDKKIGALERQKEYFDCIRNERDELRDELADLKGKVKTGEKHGLVIIPEGTPNGDINHEPVVGAITVVTQEAAQVLESAGDGPLDVRLRKLAEEKDELLAQIRKLKTQLEEERQKNSKMESVYTDGERMENGTDLQFIEMQRDANRQISEYKFKLSKAEQEMGTMEQNINRLEGQVSRYKAAAENSEKIEDELKAEKRKLQRELRTALDKIEEMEMTNSHLVKRLEKMKANRTALLSQQ
- the lrrfip2 gene encoding leucine-rich repeat flightless-interacting protein 2 isoform X19, translated to MGTPGSGRKRAPIKDRFSAEDEALSSIAREAEARLAAKRAARAEARDIRMRELERQQKELDEKCDKQFSETFSRPSSRNAVPGLSVATLASLGGTSSRRGSGDTSSIIDPDSSLGELRDIYDLKDQIQDVEGRYMQGLKELKESLSEVEEKYKKAMVSNAQLDNDKANLIYQVDTLKDVIEEMEEQMAEMHRGTEEKTKELERQKHTCGVLQHKLEELKEGIRQRDELIEENQRKQEKLDSLTREAFDLQETINWKDKKIGALERQKEYFDCIRNERDELRDELADLKGKVKTGEKHGLVIIPEGTPNGDINHEPVVGAITVVTQEAAQVLESAGDGPLDVRLRKLAEEKDELLAQIRKLKTQLEEERQKNSKMESVYTDGERMENGTDLQFIEMQRDANRQISEYKFKLSKAEQEMGTMEQNINRLEGQVSRYKAAAENSEKIEDELKAEKRKLQRELRTALDKIEEMEMTNSHLVKRLEKMKANRTALLSQQ
- the lrrfip2 gene encoding leucine-rich repeat flightless-interacting protein 2 isoform X22: MGTPGSGRKRAPIKDRFSAEDEALSSIAREAEARLAAKRAARAEARDIRMRELERQQKELDEKCDKQFSETFSRPSSRNAVPGLSVATLASLGGTSSRRGSGDTSSIIDPDSSLGELRESLSEVEEKYKKAMVSNAQLDNDKANLIYQVDTLKDVIEEMEEQMAEMHRGTEEKTKELERQKHTCGVLQHKLEELKEGIRQRDELIEALERQKEYFDCIRNERDELRDELADLKGKVKTGEKHGLVIIPEGTPNGDINHEPVVGAITVVTQEAAQVLESAGDGPLDVRLRKLAEEKDELLAQIRKLKTQLEEERQKNSKMESVYTDGERMENGTDLQFIEMQRDANRQISEYKFKLSKAEQEMGTMEQNINRLEGQVSRYKAAAENSEKIEDELKAEKRKLQRELRTALDKIEEMEMTNSHLVKRLEKMKANRTALLSQQ
- the lrrfip2 gene encoding leucine-rich repeat flightless-interacting protein 2 isoform X24; translation: MGTPGSGRKRAPIKDRFSAEDEALSSIAREAEARLAAKRAARAEARDIRMRELERQQKELDEKCDKQFSETFSRPSSRNAVPGLSVATLASLGGTSSRRGSGDTSSIIDPDSSLGELRDIYDLKDQIQDVEGRYMQGLKELKESLSEVEEKYKKAMVSNAQLDNDKANLIYQVDTLKDVIEEMEEQMAEMHRGTEEKTKELERQKHTCGVLQHKLEELKEGIRQRDELIEKHGLVIIPEGTPNGDINHEPVVGAITVVTQEAAQVLESAGDGPLDVRLRKLAEEKDELLAQIRKLKTQLEEERQKNSKMESVYTDGERMENGTDLQFIEMQRDANRQISEYKFKLSKAEQEMGTMEQNINRLEGQVSRYKAAAENSEKIEDELKAEKRKLQRELRTALDKIEEMEMTNSHLVKRLEKMKANRTALLSQQ
- the lrrfip2 gene encoding leucine-rich repeat flightless-interacting protein 2 isoform X18 is translated as MGTPGSGRKRAPIKDRFSAEDEALSSIAREAEARLAAKRAARAEARDIRMRELERQQKEAGFYHDQRNYSSLKHAKPLSSYHTRLDEKCDKQFSETFSRPSSRNAVPGLSVATLASLGGTSSRRGSGDTSSIIDPDSSLGELRDIYDLKDQIQDVEGRYMQGLKELKESLSEVEEKYKKAMVSNAQLDNDKANLIYQVDTLKDVIEEMEEQMAEMHRGTEEKTKELERQKHTCGVLQHKLEELKEGIRQRDELIEENQRKQEKLDSLTREAFDLQETINWKDKKIGALERQKEYFDCIRNERDELRDELADLKGKVKTGEKHGLVIIPEGTPNGDINHEPVVGAITVVTQEAAQVLESAGDGPLDVRLRKLAEEKDELLAQIRKLKTQLEEERQKNSKMESVYTDGERMENGTDLQFIEMQRDANRQISEYKFKLSKAEQEMGTMEQNINRLEGQVSRYKAAAENSEKIEDELKAEKRKLQRELRTALDKIEEMEMTNSHLVKRLEKMKANRTALLSQQ